The sequence below is a genomic window from Gammaproteobacteria bacterium.
TTTTAATCAAACATCCCCCGTCAGCCCTAGTAGCGACCGCATCACCGCGTTCTATACCCCCGCTCACAATTATTTTTCCAGTACGCTCTGTAACGACTGCAACAATCGATTGATCTGAAAAGGTTTGGTCAAATAGTCATCAAATCTCGCATCATCGGCAGCCTTCACTGCGGCAACCGAGGCATTGGCGCTGACACCAATCACCGGAATTTTTTGCGTCGTTTCATCGCTGCGTAACTGCCGCAACACCGCAAATCCATCCATGACGGGCAAATTAATGTCCAATAAAATAACATCTGGACAGTGCTCGCGCGCCAAACGCAATCCCAATGCCCCATCATGCGCAATTAACAATGCCAATCCAGGAAAACGTCCGAGAATACGACTTACCAATCTGACATTCGCCGCATTATCCTCGATGTACAAAACAGTCACTCCCTCGCCACGACTAAACATCGACACTGGATTTTCGCTGAGTTCACTGCCTTGTTGCCACGCTTCTCCTGACTCCAAACTGGGCACATCCAACCAAAATGAGCTGCCTACTCCCAACTGACTATCGCAACCAACCTGGCCGCCCATTAACTCCACCAAACTTTTGGTGATCACCAAACCTATGCCCGTCCCTTCAATGTCCGAGGTCTCTGCGCCCAGCCGGTTAAATGGCATAAACAAATTGTCCAGTTTATCTGCAGAAATACCTCGACCGGTGTCCTTCACAACAATTCGTAAATAGCCATCACCATTCTTTAGGCATTCAATGCTCACCGTGCCATTTGGCACGTTATACTTGCATGCATTGGACAACAAATTAATCAGCGCCTGGCGAAGGCGAACTTCGTCCGCCCACACCTGCATGTCCTGACACTGCTGCGGATCAAAAACAAGCGTTAAATGATTCCTCGCCAGCAATGGTGTGATCATCGAGATGCCACTTTCGATAAACTCCTGCACCAACACCGGACGCAACTGTATATCGACGCGGCCATCCTCAATTTTTGCCAGATCCAGAATATCGTTGATCAACTCCAGCAGATGCTCGCCTGCTTTGTGAATCTCAGACAAACAGTCGCGCTGTGATTCCGATAGTGGCTCCTCCTGATCCATATCCATCACTTGTGCAAAACCAAGAATTGCGTTGAGCGGCGTACGCAATTCGTGGCTCATGCTAGACAAAAAGCGCGTCTTTACTTTATTTGCCCGTTCAGCATTTTCTTTGGCCTGCATCAACTCGTTTTGCGCCGATTTGATATGTGAAATATCGGTACGCACCGCAATGTATTGGTAAGGTTTTCCATGATCATCCAGAAAAGGCACGATGGTGGAATCCACCCAATACAAATGACCGTCCTTGGCTCGATTGCAAATTTCACCACGCCAAACTTTGCCACCGATGATGGTTTGCCACATATCCTCAAAAAATGCTCGATCATGATAGCCGGAGTAAATAATGTTGTGTTTTTTCCCCAGTAATTCATCACGAGAATAGCCGCTAACTTTGCAAAATTTTTCATTCACATGAGTAATCATGCCATCTGTGTCAGTCACACTGACGATGGCATGCTGATCCAATGCTATGCGTTGATATTCACTTAAATTGAGGGATTCCTGGAGTTCGTGCGCTAGGCGTTTGACCCAACGCGCGCGCTTAAGGCGGGCCAGCAATGCCGCTATCAGATGATCTTTATCCACGGGTTTTGTGATGAAATCATCGCCGCCCAGATTCATTGCCGCCAACTGCCGCCCCAAATCTGTTTCGCCTGAAATAAACACGATA
It includes:
- a CDS encoding response regulator; translation: MADEQDLMSKLARVRQAFGKQLPAKVDELQQLWARVYQAQDDRELLQEFHRQVHTLVGSAGTFGVYSVSDTARLLEQIISQQLNSANEGWDQYRLDQVNQILHSVVQQTRLWQIQSDAGDFKRHRLQDAAAVVDGWNNLLVLVDEDRNQLVLTASILADSGYRTVSFNRFEDVDFASLPQTPGALIVHKTWRGAPSTFVAQMQSLKERCQTDIPLVLISNRDDVELRLAAVLARMGTTRFFATPVNYEKLARSLDGLTRKNVSAPYRVLIVDDDVSVAGYYAAILGGEGISVQICNDPLKAIAQMDRFTPDLVLLDVYMPVCSGLELAAIIRQDDAWAQTPIVFISGETDLGRQLAAMNLGGDDFITKPVDKDHLIAALLARLKRARWVKRLAHELQESLNLSEYQRIALDQHAIVSVTDTDGMITHVNEKFCKVSGYSRDELLGKKHNIIYSGYHDRAFFEDMWQTIIGGKVWRGEICNRAKDGHLYWVDSTIVPFLDDHGKPYQYIAVRTDISHIKSAQNELMQAKENAERANKVKTRFLSSMSHELRTPLNAILGFAQVMDMDQEEPLSESQRDCLSEIHKAGEHLLELINDILDLAKIEDGRVDIQLRPVLVQEFIESGISMITPLLARNHLTLVFDPQQCQDMQVWADEVRLRQALINLLSNACKYNVPNGTVSIECLKNGDGYLRIVVKDTGRGISADKLDNLFMPFNRLGAETSDIEGTGIGLVITKSLVELMGGQVGCDSQLGVGSSFWLDVPSLESGEAWQQGSELSENPVSMFSRGEGVTVLYIEDNAANVRLVSRILGRFPGLALLIAHDGALGLRLAREHCPDVILLDINLPVMDGFAVLRQLRSDETTQKIPVIGVSANASVAAVKAADDARFDDYLTKPFQINRLLQSLQSVLEK